TGGAGGAATTTCAGACCAGAGGCGAGGCTATGAAAAGGGAGAAAGCCTTAAAGGACATCAAATTGGAGTTTGTTCGTTTGTTCGAAGGATTTTCAGATGTCAGGAATAAAAACTTTTATCTTTCATATGATTTGAGAAGAAGGTGCAATTCAACTTCGAAAAATTGATTGTTTGGCAAAAATCGATGGAGCTGGTTGATTTAATTTATGACCAAGTTAAGAGATTGCCGAGAAGTGAAGATCACATTCTTATTCCACAGTTGCTAAGAACTGCAAACTCAGTTCCGTGCAATATCGCTGAAGGAAGTTATAGACAAAGCAAGAAGGAATTTACACAGTTTCTCTTTATATCAAAAGGTTCTCTCTCGGAGACACTGACTTTACTGGAGGTTGCATACAAGAGAAAATACATAAGTGAGGAGGAAAGGGAGAAGATAAGGATTTTATCGAAAGATATATTTAATTTGTTAAGTGCCCTGATAAGGTCTTTGTCTTGAGTAGTTTTTCTTCAAACTCCAAACGCCAAACGAACAAACTGTCTTTTGGAGAGGTTCCCGAGTGGCCAAAGGGAACAGACTGTAAATCTGTCGGCTATGCCTTCGGAGGTTCGAATCCTCCCCTCTCCAGGAATACAGTTTGGAGTTTGTTAGTTTGTTCGTTTGTCCGAAAATCTTCAAACTTCGAACACCAAACGAACAAACTGTATTCCCCCTGTTAAGAAATTGAACAAACGAACGATAATCTAAACTGTAATCCCATAAAAAACAAAAACTTAAGTACCGGCAGTCTCAACAAAAGGCTCAAA
This region of Candidatus Zixiibacteriota bacterium genomic DNA includes:
- a CDS encoding four helix bundle protein; the protein is MELVDLIYDQVKRLPRSEDHILIPQLLRTANSVPCNIAEGSYRQSKKEFTQFLFISKGSLSETLTLLEVAYKRKYISEEEREKIRILSKDIFNLLSALIRSLS